One genomic window of Ziziphus jujuba cultivar Dongzao chromosome 4, ASM3175591v1 includes the following:
- the LOC125422031 gene encoding LOW QUALITY PROTEIN: tRNA threonylcarbamoyladenosine dehydratase (The sequence of the model RefSeq protein was modified relative to this genomic sequence to represent the inferred CDS: inserted 1 base in 1 codon; deleted 1 base in 1 codon; substituted 1 base at 1 genomic stop codon): protein MEDRAKSLALVGVGAPLDSVSTIALLKLLSRLLNWRLSHHFNKVKRLLSETHTRCNEVSSDGNDGMACANLLNDEIVSEQLTRNIQFFGLESQQKVTTSYVXVIGLGGVGSHTASMLLSSGVGRLLLVDFDQVSLSSLNRHAVAKRADAGIPKAQCLKEHFSSIFPECHIKAKVLLYDASSAEEILSGWPDFVLDCIDKIDTKVALLAACVCRGLKVLSATEAGARADPTRIHVADLRESTNDPLSRYVKVLAFSNYGIDGGIPVVFSLEKPNAKLLPFKGPSGEENPSDYQIVPGFRVHIIPVLGTIPAIFGQVMASYVVTQLAGLQVQTEPVVSLDVDHYRTLHQCLIEHEESLYGTAMQVQVDVDEAMYIAKELWHGRSARELFAKDVERGMWRSFNELMLVRWDRQKMASVSNLILLKFKKADEHESMTLDDIKEKEPXFFNRVTSVLKRAELEFDL from the exons GCTACTGAATTGGAGACTAAGTCACCATTTCAAT AAGGTAAAAAGGCTTTTGTCTGAGACACATACAAGATGCAATGAGGTTTCTTCGGATGGAAATGATGGGATGGCTTGTGCAAATCTGCTAAATGACGAGATAGTTTCTGAACAACTAACCAG GAACATTCAATTTTTTGGCCTTGAGTCTCAACAGAAAGTGACTACATCCTATG GTGTCATTGGTCTTGGAGGAGTTGGAAGTCATACGGCTTCAATGCTTTTATCGTCAGGAGTTGGCAGGCTTCTTCTCGTGGACTTTGACCAG GTATCACTTTCATCACTGAATCGACATGCTGTTGCAAAAAGAGCAGATGCTGGTATTCCAAAAGCCCAGTGCCTCAAAGAACATTTCTCATCAATCTTTCCAGAGTGCCATATCAAAGCAAAG GTGTTACTGTATGATGCATCATCTGCAGAAGAGATCCTTTCAGGTTGGCCTGATTTTGTTTTGGATTGCATTGATAAGATTGACACGAAG GTGGCACTTCTTGCTGCATGTGTATGTAGGGGTTTGAAGGTTCTATCAGCAACAGAAGCTGGTGCTAGAGCTGACCCAACAAGAATTCATGTTGCTGATTTGAGAGAATCTACGAACGACCCATTATCTCGATATGTAAAGGTGCTGGCTT TTTCTAATTATGGCATTGATGGTGGAATTCCTGTTGTTTTTTCTTTAGAGAAACCCAATGCAAAGCTTCTTCCATTCAAAGGACCTAGTGGAGAAGAAAATCCTTCAGATTATCAG ATAGTACCAGGTTTTAGAGTTCATATCATTCCTGTCTTGGGGACCATTCCTGCAATTTTTGGACAGGTCATGGCCTCCTATGTTGTTACGCAACTGGCAGGGTTGCAAGTTCAAACAGAACCTGTGGTAAGTTTGGATGTGGATCATTATCGGACTCTTCATCAATGTCTTATTGAGCATGAGGAGTCACTGTATGGTACTGCCATGCAAGTCCAG GTTGATGTGGATGAAGCCATGTATATTGCAAAAGAGTTGTGGCATGGACGAAGTGCTAGAGAGCTTTTTGCAAAAGATGTAGAACGTGGAATGTGGAGATCTTTTAATGAATTGATGCTTGTGAG gtGGGATAGGCAAAAAATG GCATCTGTCTCCAACTTAattcttttgaaatttaaaaag GCAGATGAACATGAATCAATGACACTCgatgatattaaagaaaaggaaccataatttttcaataGGGTGACATCTGTGCTGAAGCGAGCTGAACTAGAGTTTGATTTATGA
- the LOC107417368 gene encoding octanoyltransferase LIP2p2, chloroplastic encodes MILGVTYHVSSNPTCSISKHLNDRERSPPWTVVSNLNRFSDHKTPKSTVLSPEPRKPCEYYDLHKELVPYQEAWSWQKSIVKEKKALIEKNTDCPDTLIVLQHQPVYTMGTGSSEEFLNFDMKNAPYDVYRTERGGEVTYHGPGQLVMYPVINLRNHKMDLHWYLRALEEVVIRVLSKTFSIKASRLEGFTGVWLGNQKLAAIGIRVTKWITYHGLALNVSTELTPFNWIVPCGIRERTVGSIKGLVGECQSTGRGKTNIHDRSDSQLIDIAHKSLINEFSEVFQLDLHHKVSSFCPFREGKPVNSPAEKVI; translated from the exons ATGATTCTCGGTGTGACTTACCATGTCAGCTCAAACCCAACATGTTCAATTAGCAAGCATTTGAATGATCGAGAACGCTCTCCCCCCTGGACGGTCGTTTCAAATTTGAACAGATTCTCAGATCATAAAACCCCAAAATCCACCGTGCTGTCACCTGAGCCAAGAAAACC GTGTGAATACTATGATTTGCATAAAGAGCTAGTTCCATACCAGGAGGCATGGTCTTGgcaaaaaagcattgtgaaggaGAAAAAGGctttgattgaaaaaaatactGATTGTCCAGACACACTAATTGTTCTTCAGCATCAACCTGTATATACAATGGGTACAGGTAGTTCTGAGGAATTCTTGAACTTTGACATGAAGAATGCTCCTTATGATGTTTATCGAACTGAACGTGGTGGTGAAGTTACATATCATGGTCCCGGTCAG CTTGTTATGTACCCTGTTATAAATCTCCGAAACCACAAGATGGACCTTCATTGGTACCTCAGGGCACTAGAGGAGGTGGTAATTCGTGTTCTTTCTAAAACATTTTCTATCAAGGCTTCTCGGCTTGAGGGTTTCACTGGTGTTTGGCTTG GAAACCAGAAATTGGCAGCAATTGGGATACGGGTAACCAAATGGATAACATATCATGGCTTAGCATTGAATGTGAGCACAGAGTTAACACCTTTTAACTGGATAGTCCCTTGTGGAATACGAGAACGCACAGTTGGAAGCATTAAGGGGTTGGTTGGAGAATGTCAATCAACTGGTCGtggaaaaacaaatatacatgATCGAAGTGATAGCCAGTTGATTGATATTGCTCACAAGTCTCTGATTAATGAGTTTTCTGAAGTTTTTCAGCTTGATCTCCATCACAAAGTGTCTTCTTTTTGTCCTTTTCGTGAAGGAAAACCAGTAAATTCTCCTGCTGAGAAAGTAATTTAG